From Danio aesculapii chromosome 9, fDanAes4.1, whole genome shotgun sequence:
AGTGCCCTTGGCAAATTTCATTATGACGCAAGAGGCATTGTAAGAAAACTTGGCCTAGATAGCTTTCACAATACCCAGGCCATGACAGTGATGCAATCTTTCGAGTTTTGAATGAGTGGCTGTCATTATGTTACGCCGCAAGGAATTTTCCATCCTCTGACACGCAAGCCTGGCAATCCAGGAAACACCTGCACGCTCTCTTTGGATGGCAGGTTTTGAGTGTCTGATAAAGACTCTGTGCCTTTAGATGCAAAGGAGTGGGAGTGTTTTCATCTCTCCATAGACCTCAGTGCAGCACTTCACACTTCGACACAAAAGCCATGCATAAAGCCGACTTTGATATCTCGGCTGGGCTCTAAGCAGACTACCAGAGAGCAGATTCTGAGCTGCTCACAATGCATTGGCATTAGCTATCTCTTTCTTGGCTTAAGGGCTAAACATCAtgaatgattactccagtcactTATGGGGTGTAAAAAGTGATGCATGCAGAGAATTTAAATCCATTAAGGCAAACAAACAGCTCCTCTACACTGAGCATTTTTCATGCTAACCAGGCAAAATCTGCAGGGTTTTTAGTGTTTTAGTGCTGATttaattgggaaatatttcagatttaaatatgatttaatgtTTAACAAAGATATTCTTTCAGCTTAAATAGCAGCTGGTTACTTAAATCAGTACTTttgtttaacaatttaacatttttagggAAGCTGACACGAAAATGGCTTTTCAAAATTGGCCTATGGATAATAAGTTGCATATAATTGCACATTTCACTTTTAACCAAAGGCTCCAAATATAGTTGACGATGTTTGGGAAGTGATCTTAAAACTTACTTGCTGGTCCTGTAGGTGTATTTGTAGGTGACCTCTCTGGAGACCTGGCGTGCCAGTCCGAAAAGCTCATCTCTGCGGGTCAGCAGTGCCACCTCCTTCATACAAAGCTGTGCTGCAGCTTCATTTACTGTCAGCTGCGTAAAAGCAATAGagatttgtattattaatttgataattaacatttttatatgcaAAGGATTAAACAATCCCTCAATTAAGGAACACCCCTGCATGAAACAGACCATCATGTTTGTACAGCTAATTCAACAAAACAGCACACCAGCATACCAAACACTGTAGTCCAGATATGCTGGATTTATTTTAACCAGGACACATTCTTACTGAAAGTAtcgaccttattctgcaatgtggaagtAAGCTTGATTCTGTGATTGTATTAgaactaggcctgtcacgatatctattatttgttgtacaatatattgcaccaaaatatatcgTGATAAACAATATTCTTGTCATTTTAAGCCCATTTTATGCCACGTATTATATAACATCAGAACAGTGTGAATTTTGATAGCAAAtctttagtcttttgactaaaatggAGTTTTAGTTTTAGCCATATTTtaatctgaatcattttagttttagttgacTAAATCTATTCTActcttataataatataattgcatCCCGCGTCTACTGTGGATCAGTTACTTTCAAATGTGTGTGCGCCTttgcatcacacaccaagattaattctcatcggatattttccaaaaaaattcCCCCAATCACATTCTCGTCTCATTTTTATTAGGCTATGAAAATGttagtatattttttattatagttgtagtCATAAtcactttttatttagttttagtcagTACAAACTTGTTCGTCAACGAAATGAACACTGcgtcagaatgacaatataatatcaccacaatgcaagtacactcttaaaaagaacacaaaatattatattcttaagaatatttaatttggcgacgcagtggcgcagtaggtattgctgtcgcctcacagcaagaaggttgccggttcgagcctcggctgggtcggttggtgcttctgtgtggagtttgcatgttcttcctgtgtttgcgtcagtttcctctgggtgctccaatttctcccacagtccaaagacatgtggtacaggtgaattgggtaggctaaaattgtccgtagtgtatgagtgtgaatgagtgtgtatggatgtttcccagagattggttgtggctaaaagggcatccgctgcataaaacatgtgctggataagttggcgattcattccgctgtggtgaccccggattaataaaaggactaagccgaaaagaaaatgaatgaatatttaatttatatattatagtcattttaacaattagaATTTAACAATTCTAATAAATAAGTagtggaatcagaatgtgaaaatgcttaacctaaataaatgttaacaaagaagtgcaaggtaaaaaagtaacagaggctacgatatctgctaccagatctgttTTCACATGAAAATAAtgaaagtaatttatagtaaatattacagtGTTTCTTTAACTATActaacacctccaatagagaCAGAGATGttgcgcaatcagctaaaatgttgctagaattggctTTTATGTATAGGCGATACATATTGCATCACCAAATATTATTAaagtcatgtccatgtgttgtgcgataagtcgatatattgattattgtgacaggcctaattagaacttctgattcagttgcctctATAAGACTATACTgttcataaaaataatatacaacACATCAGTTTGCAACTTCAAGCAGTAGAGTGAGctctttttaatgtctaaaaatcaatggaagtgaacaAGACTAAGTCTTAAGCCAATAAGGTTGTAATGGCTGTGCCCGCTcctacatgaagaataaggtcaatagccaTGCTTtgatattataaattttttttaactcctcAAAAAAACAAGGCAAGTGCCCCATAAAACGCACCTCATGCAGGGTCAAATGCTTCCCATCCTTTCTTTTTGAGTCGAATCTGCCATAAATGGCACTGTACTTGCGGATTTCTTCTTCCCTGTGTGGATCCTCGTCGCTCATATCAAAGATGTGGCTGATCATCTTGGCAAGCTTCTTATTTCCCTTCAACTGATCTTTAACCTCTGTGGGGTCACTCTTGGGCAAAGTCTGAGTGATTCTTTCCACACACTCTGCCACGGACTGAACTGCAGCCGCATCGAGCGCCTCTAGGCCATCCCGGGGGGAGGACGGGGAGCCTAGTTCTGCAGGAGACAAGCTGTGCTCGCTTTCTGTGCCGTGACTGGCCCAAAAACGTGGCTCACTGCCACTCTGAAGGGGCGAAACGGTGGCTGAAGAGTTACCGTTGCCTGATTCTCCTTTTCCAGGATCCACGCAAGATGCTGCCAAACACTTGGGCACTTTGACTTGGGTGTCTCCACGGGCACCGTTGCCAGGCAACAGTGTGGGTGACCCTTCGGGCAGCTTGTAGACGGGAATACTGCAGACAGGCAGGGATGTGAGGGGCTGATTGAACAGGGCAGGGTTCGTGACCCAATCACGAAGAGCTTTCTGTAGGCGTCTAACATGCAGCGGCTTGCTGGCCATGCCCACGAGTGCCATGATCTCAAGAAACTCGTCCTCGCCAGCTTCGCAGAGCTGCTGA
This genomic window contains:
- the nab1b gene encoding NGFI-A-binding protein 1b isoform X1; this translates as MAATLPRTLGELQLYRILQRANLLCYYDAFIQQGGDDVQQLCEAGEDEFLEIMALVGMASKPLHVRRLQKALRDWVTNPALFNQPLTSLPVCSIPVYKLPEGSPTLLPGNGARGDTQVKVPKCLAASCVDPGKGESGNGNSSATVSPLQSGSEPRFWASHGTESEHSLSPAELGSPSSPRDGLEALDAAAVQSVAECVERITQTLPKSDPTEVKDQLKGNKKLAKMISHIFDMSDEDPHREEEIRKYSAIYGRFDSKRKDGKHLTLHELTVNEAAAQLCMKEVALLTRRDELFGLARQVSREVTYKYTYRTSKSRCGDRDEPSPKRIKTEDGCFDLQEALQAIHMRQETLKEQLAHARSKGEETLGRNIQVQLERLLAKQMEILHDAAAQDRLQALEWRVPPGPYKHSADRQNSNGLTADKNTEPQGERPLNLRVTNQRMSISDGDTPLGKQLANELKRHHHANAENKTSAATENGGDASSRALNLSEKKTIKSEPEDSR
- the nab1b gene encoding NGFI-A-binding protein 1b isoform X2; amino-acid sequence: MAATLPRTLGELQLYRILQRANLLCYYDAFIQQGGDDVQQLCEAGEDEFLEIMALVGMASKPLHVRRLQKALRDWVTNPALFNQPLTSLPVCSIPVYKLPEGSPTLLPGNGARGDTQVKVPKCLAASCVDPGKGESGNGNSSATVSPLQSGSEPRFWASHGTESEHSLSPAELGSPSSPRDGLEALDAAAVQSVAECVERITQTLPKSDPTEVKDQLKGNKKLAKMISHIFDMSDEDPHREEEIRKYSAIYGRFDSKRKDGKHLTLHELTVNEAAAQLCMKEVALLTRRDELFGLARQVSREVTYKYTYRTSKSRCGDRDEPSPKRIKTEDGCFDLQEALQAIHMRQETLKEQLAHARSKGEETLGRNIQVQLERLLAKQMEILHDAAAQDRLQALEWRVPPGPYKHSADRQNSNGLTADKNTEPQGERPLNLRVTNQRMSISDGDTPLGKQLANELKRHHHANAENKTSAATEERNSNRFGTSGGKRRRRIIACPQPL